The Lates calcarifer isolate ASB-BC8 linkage group LG6, TLL_Latcal_v3, whole genome shotgun sequence genome includes a region encoding these proteins:
- the ythdf1 gene encoding YTH domain-containing family protein 1, whose product MMSAASIDPQTSKGQDASKAFPVSVQNGSLHQKDTVHDNDFEPYLTGQSNQNNSYQSMTDPYLSSYYAPSIGFPYPLSEAPWSTGGDPPIPYLTPYAPLSNGDHHFMHDTVFGQPGGLSSSIYPHRFNFFPENPAFSAWGTSGSQGQQTQSSAYGGSYSYPPSSLGGTLVPDGQTGFHSDTLSKAPGMNSLEQGMLGLKIGGDVTGSGSGVKSAGSVIGGGGSVAAAVATGNGGTPIGMPPPKPTSWAAIASKPAKLQQQKTKNKPGTPIAGGALPPPPIKHNMDIDTWDNKGTATKMAPPLPPHHHHHHHQQHQPQLHSHAPSLLPPLQQSLQSAQSLVQQMTMQGPPPPPQSYQNHNSAPTPQTRWVAPRNRNLCYGGGSLDSSGSSNGGGVGNGGGGGGGLPPEPGSESHPVLEKLRAAHSYNPKEFDWNLKNGRVFIIKSYSEDDIHRSIKYSIWCSTEHGNKRLDSAYRAMNSKGPVYLLFSVNGSGHFCGVAEMRSPVDYGTSAGVWAQDKWKGKFDVNWLFVKDVPNSQLRHIRLENNDNKPVTNSRDTQEVPLEKAKQVLKIIAQYKHTTSIFDDFSHYEKKQEEEEVVKKGYEPVSIQSRSRIDQDRQK is encoded by the exons ATGATGTCTGCCGCTAGTATCGACCCTCAG ACATCGAAGGGACAAGATGCAAGCAAAG CCTTTCCAGTTTCAGTGCAGAATGGCTCCCTCCACCAGAAGGATACAGTCCACGACAATGACTTTGAGCCCTATCTCACCGGCCAGTCCAATCAG AATAACAGCTATCAGTCCATGACAGACCCTTATCTGTCCAGCTACTATGCCCCCTCCATTGGATTTCCTTACCCTCTCAGTGAGGCTCCTTGGTCTACAGGAGGTGACCCACCGATTCCCTACCTGACGCCCTATGCCCCCCTCAGCAATGGAGACCATCACTTCATGCATGACACAGTGTTTGGGCAGCCGGGTgggctcagcagcagcatctaTCCTCACAGGTTTAACTTTTTCCCTGAGAACCCGGCCTTCTCGGCCTGGGGCACCAGTGGTTCTCAGGGCCAGCAGACTCAGAGCTCAGCCTATGGGGGCAGTTACAGCTACCCACCCAGCTCTCTAGGAGGCACCTTAGTCCCTGATGGTCAGACAGGTTTCCATAGTGACACCCTGAGCAAGGCTCCAGGTATGAATAGCCTAGAGCAAGGCATGCTGGGCCTAAAAATAGGTGGGGATGTGACAGGAAGTGGCTCAGGTGTGAAGAGTGCAGGCTCTGTGATCGGTGGAGGTGGCAGCGTAGCTGCAGCTGTTGCCACGGGCAACGGCGGCACACCAATCGGAATGCCCCCTCCGAAACCTACATCGTGGGCTGCTATTGCAAGTAAACCTGCCAAGCTGCAGCAACAAAAGACCAAGAACAAGCCTGGCACACCCATAGCTGGAGGAGCTCTGCCTCCACCCCCCATTAAACACAACATGGACATTGATACATGGGATAATAAAGGGACTGCTACCAAGATGGCCCCTCCCTtgcctccccaccaccaccatcaccatcaccaacagCACCAGCCACAGCTTCACTCCCATGCTCCCAGTCTCCTACCTCCCCTGCAACAGTCCCTACAGTCTGCCCAGTCCCTTGTGCAGCAGATGACCATGCAGGggcctccacctcctccgcAATCTTACCAGAACCACAACTCTGCTCCAACACCTCAGACCCGCTGGGTAGCCCCACGCAACCGCAACTTGTGCTACGGTGGCGGAAGCCTGGACAGCAGCGGCTCCTCTAATGGTGGCGGTGTTGGTAAcggaggtggagggggtgggggtttgCCTCCAGAGCCAGGATCAGAGTCCCACCCTGTGCTGGAGAAGCTGCGAGCGGCCCACAGCTACAACCCCAAGGAGTTTGACTGGAACCTGAAGAACGGCCGTGTGTTCATCATCAAGAGCTACTCTGAGGATGACATCCACCGCTCCATCAAGTACTCCATCTGGTGCAGCACGGAGCACGGCAACAAGCGTTTGGACTCAGCCTACAGAGCGATGAACTCTAAAGGTCCCGTCTACTTGTTGTTCAGTGTCAACGGCAGCGGCCATTTCTGCGGTGTGGCAGAGATGCGCTCACCCGTGGACTATGGCACCAGTGCTGGTGTTTGGGCGCAGGACAAGTGGAAGGGAAAGTTTGATGTGAACTGGTTGTTTGTTAAGGACGTGCCTAATAGCCAGCTGCGCCACATCCGCCTGGAAAATAATGACAACAAGCCAGTCACCAACTCACGTGACACTCAAGAGGTTCCTCTAGAGAAGGCGAAGCAGGTGCTCAAGATTATCGcccagtacaaacacacaacctctATCTTTGATGACTTTTCCCACTATgagaagaagcaggaggaggaggaggtggtgaaaaAG GGCTATGAGCCTGTGTCAATACAGAGCCGATCCAGAATCGATCAG GATCGTCAGAAGTGA